Proteins from one Embleya scabrispora genomic window:
- a CDS encoding YwqJ-related putative deaminase codes for MFDNQLPPGVGAALQRPGREPMTAVSAHTTLVDLHPAVTALLDRTEPAMRSVFHGRCPDAVLLSEVAVEAEASLAAEGVHDPDHEAVLDRMRHLLRGAALAAILLREPNDPAHERPIPPCSSCAPALADLGVTILEVPAS; via the coding sequence ATGTTCGACAATCAGCTGCCACCCGGCGTCGGTGCGGCGTTGCAACGCCCCGGCCGGGAGCCGATGACGGCGGTGAGCGCGCACACCACGCTCGTGGACCTGCACCCGGCCGTGACCGCGCTCCTGGACCGCACGGAGCCCGCGATGCGCTCGGTGTTCCACGGGCGTTGCCCCGACGCGGTGTTGTTGTCCGAGGTCGCGGTCGAGGCCGAGGCGTCGTTGGCCGCCGAGGGTGTGCACGACCCGGACCACGAGGCGGTGCTCGACCGGATGCGGCATCTGCTGCGCGGCGCGGCGCTGGCCGCGATCCTGCTGCGCGAGCCGAACGACCCCGCGCACGAGCGGCCGATCCCGCCCTGCTCGTCCTGCGCGCCCGCGCTGGCCGATCTGGGTGTGACGATCCTGGAGGTGCCCGCGTCATGA